A region from the Serinibacter arcticus genome encodes:
- a CDS encoding glycosyltransferase, which yields MTTTTETPVEDPRGAEVVLVPEGHRVLQRVILPPDAESDSLVLYVEQGIRLSTQTSGSDDDAHVDSSGVERVSTRDVNGRFSIRIRSGQRTSFGTYFNGFAASYWKKWTTLSSVRLAVDISGAANVIIYRSNARGAQQRVGSKAVHGRGVVEFQLPLKQFGDGGWYWFDVEAAGKGALVHSAVWTAPAELAPRRGSLSLGMTTLNKTDDVLRNIATVAGDADLRELLDEMIIVDQGSDRLIATEGFDALAAQMGEQLQIVEQGNIGGSGGFSRGMYEVVTRGKSDYVLLMDDDIDVEPESLIRMVTFADFAKRPTLVGAHMFDLNNRSVLHTYGERVDPWRVQPVVAHDDLHMGHDFAASGLRSTSWLHRRADVDYNGWWSTLIPVEVVRELGLSLPIFIKWDDAEYGLRAKAAGYPTVSLPGAGVWHMSWIDKDDLVGWQAYFHTKNRLIVALLYSQYANGGGAFKEAIMSDVKHLLSMQYYTQAGRIRGLRDLLKGPGALHGQIGTVLPEIRGMAKQFDDAVYKSDADEFPAVDRGKPKNKGRGLRPPSIRSLVPFTARTTLRQLAEPLSDRAKTAPQDEIAFQDARWWRLAQYDSALVTNADGTGVAWYRRNPAKLRAQLAEVAMLHVELQRRWSSLSTEYRDALADLTSFEAWEKTFADNPSQHRD from the coding sequence ATGACGACCACCACCGAGACTCCCGTCGAGGATCCCCGAGGCGCCGAGGTCGTCCTCGTCCCCGAGGGTCACCGCGTGCTCCAGCGCGTGATCCTGCCCCCCGACGCCGAGTCGGACTCGCTCGTGCTCTACGTCGAGCAGGGCATCAGGCTCAGCACGCAGACGAGCGGCAGCGACGACGACGCGCACGTCGACAGCTCCGGCGTCGAGCGGGTGTCCACGCGAGACGTCAACGGTCGGTTCTCGATCCGGATCCGCTCGGGTCAGCGCACGTCGTTCGGTACGTACTTCAACGGCTTCGCCGCGTCGTACTGGAAGAAGTGGACGACTCTCTCGAGCGTCCGCCTCGCCGTCGACATCTCGGGGGCGGCCAACGTCATCATCTACCGCTCCAACGCCCGCGGTGCGCAGCAGCGCGTGGGGTCCAAGGCCGTTCACGGTCGCGGCGTCGTGGAGTTCCAGCTCCCGCTGAAGCAGTTCGGCGACGGTGGCTGGTACTGGTTCGACGTCGAGGCGGCCGGCAAGGGTGCTCTCGTGCACTCGGCCGTGTGGACCGCCCCCGCCGAGCTCGCGCCGCGCCGCGGCTCGCTCTCGCTGGGCATGACCACCCTGAACAAGACCGACGACGTGCTGCGGAACATCGCGACGGTCGCGGGCGACGCGGACCTGCGCGAGCTTCTCGACGAGATGATCATCGTCGACCAGGGCTCCGACCGGCTGATCGCGACGGAGGGCTTCGACGCCCTCGCCGCGCAGATGGGTGAGCAGCTCCAGATCGTCGAGCAGGGCAACATCGGTGGCTCCGGCGGGTTCTCCCGCGGGATGTACGAGGTCGTCACGCGCGGGAAGTCCGACTACGTGCTCCTCATGGACGACGACATCGACGTCGAGCCGGAGAGCCTCATCCGGATGGTGACCTTCGCGGACTTCGCCAAGCGTCCCACCCTGGTGGGTGCGCACATGTTCGACCTCAACAACCGCTCGGTCCTGCACACCTACGGCGAGCGCGTCGACCCGTGGCGGGTCCAGCCGGTCGTCGCCCACGACGACCTCCACATGGGGCACGACTTCGCCGCGTCGGGTCTGCGATCGACGTCGTGGCTGCACCGCCGCGCCGACGTGGACTACAACGGCTGGTGGAGCACGCTCATCCCGGTCGAGGTCGTGCGCGAGCTCGGTCTGTCGCTCCCGATCTTCATCAAGTGGGACGACGCCGAGTACGGGCTGCGCGCCAAGGCAGCCGGCTACCCGACGGTGTCGCTGCCCGGCGCCGGCGTCTGGCACATGTCCTGGATCGACAAGGACGACCTGGTGGGGTGGCAGGCCTACTTCCACACCAAGAACCGCCTCATCGTCGCGCTGCTCTACTCGCAGTACGCCAACGGTGGTGGCGCGTTCAAGGAAGCCATCATGAGCGACGTCAAGCACCTGCTCTCGATGCAGTACTACACCCAGGCCGGCCGCATCCGCGGCCTGCGGGACCTGCTCAAGGGCCCGGGAGCGCTCCACGGACAGATCGGAACCGTCCTGCCGGAGATCCGCGGCATGGCGAAGCAGTTCGACGACGCCGTGTACAAGTCCGACGCCGACGAGTTCCCGGCCGTCGACCGTGGCAAGCCCAAGAACAAGGGCCGTGGCCTGCGTCCGCCGAGCATCCGTTCGCTCGTGCCGTTCACGGCACGCACGACGCTCCGCCAGCTCGCCGAGCCGCTGTCCGACCGTGCGAAGACCGCTCCGCAGGACGAGATCGCGTTCCAGGACGCCCGGTGGTGGCGTCTCGCGCAGTACGACAGCGCGCTCGTGACCAACGCCGACGGCACCGGGGTCGCGTGGTACCGCCGCAACCCGGCGAAGCTGCGAGCCCAGCTGGCCGAGGTCGCGATGCTCCACGTCGAGCTGCAGCGCCGCTGGTCCTCGCTCAGCACCGAGTACCGCGACGCCCTGGCCGACCTGACCTCGTTCGAGGCGTGGGAGAAGACCTTCGCGGACAACCCGTCCCAGCACCGTGACTGA
- a CDS encoding ABC transporter permease: MTDGTTAPAALPPGFERPGRSRGLVDVFGQRYLLRLIVRKELRVRYQASFLGLAWSYVKPGVQFVVFFFVMGNFLGMRGMLPPFAVYLFSGIVIINLFSEILGNATRSVVANGALVNKIYLPRQMFPVSSVLVALVHFVPQLIVLMIGAVVAGWRPGPVELGAAVLAVLIVLCLALGLGLAFGAINVAYRDIENIVDLILMVSIWFSPVLYPIATVRDTFGADSVLMRIYENNPLTIAVELFHRAFWWPAADAASREGAIVDHVVDRGLIALAACAILLVIGDRIFRRMSRNFAQEL; encoded by the coding sequence GTGACTGACGGCACCACCGCGCCCGCGGCGCTGCCGCCGGGCTTCGAGCGGCCGGGCCGCAGCCGCGGTCTGGTCGACGTGTTCGGCCAGCGGTACCTGCTCCGTCTGATCGTGCGCAAAGAGCTGCGCGTCAGGTACCAGGCCTCCTTCCTGGGGCTGGCCTGGTCCTACGTGAAGCCCGGCGTGCAGTTCGTCGTGTTCTTCTTCGTGATGGGGAACTTCCTCGGGATGCGCGGCATGCTGCCGCCGTTCGCGGTCTACCTCTTCAGCGGCATCGTGATCATCAACCTGTTCTCCGAGATTCTCGGCAACGCCACCCGCTCGGTGGTCGCCAACGGGGCGCTGGTGAACAAGATCTACCTGCCGCGACAGATGTTCCCGGTCTCGTCGGTGCTCGTCGCGCTGGTGCACTTCGTCCCCCAGCTGATCGTGCTGATGATCGGGGCGGTGGTCGCCGGCTGGCGCCCCGGCCCCGTCGAGCTCGGGGCCGCCGTCCTGGCGGTCCTCATCGTGCTCTGCCTCGCGCTGGGGCTGGGTCTCGCGTTCGGCGCGATCAACGTCGCCTACCGCGACATCGAGAACATCGTCGACCTCATCCTCATGGTCTCGATCTGGTTCTCGCCGGTGCTCTACCCGATCGCCACGGTGCGCGACACCTTCGGCGCCGACAGCGTCCTGATGCGGATCTACGAGAACAACCCGCTCACGATCGCCGTCGAGCTCTTCCACCGCGCCTTCTGGTGGCCGGCAGCGGACGCCGCCTCGCGCGAGGGGGCGATCGTCGACCACGTGGTCGACCGCGGCCTCATCGCCCTCGCGGCGTGCGCCATCCTGCTCGTCATCGGTGACCGCATCTTCCGTCGCATGTCCCGCAACTTTGCCCAGGAGCTGTGA
- a CDS encoding ABC transporter ATP-binding protein, translated as MATDTTIIVDNLTKQFTLKHVHSLKEMASRAVRGRRAEADSFTALDGVDLEVREGETLALLGFNGSGKSTLLKCISGVLTPDEGTIGVRGRLAGLIEVGAGFHPDLTGRENVFLNGAILGMTEAQIRARFDEIVAFSEIEQFIDTEVKFYSSGMFLRLAFAVAVHTDPEVFLVDEILAVGDEPFQKKCITRIKELRDEGRTLVIVSHDLDMVAKLCSRAVLLEKGRLVADSSADAVVRQMRGEPEPA; from the coding sequence GTGGCCACCGACACGACGATCATCGTCGACAACCTGACCAAGCAGTTCACCCTGAAGCACGTCCACTCCCTCAAGGAGATGGCCTCGCGCGCGGTGCGGGGACGGCGCGCCGAGGCCGACTCGTTCACCGCGCTCGACGGCGTCGACCTCGAGGTCCGCGAGGGCGAGACGCTCGCCCTGCTCGGCTTCAACGGGTCGGGCAAGTCGACCCTGCTCAAGTGCATCTCGGGCGTGCTCACCCCCGACGAGGGCACGATCGGCGTGCGGGGACGGCTGGCAGGCCTGATCGAGGTCGGGGCCGGGTTCCACCCCGACCTGACGGGGCGCGAGAACGTCTTCCTCAACGGCGCGATCCTCGGGATGACCGAGGCGCAGATCCGGGCGCGCTTCGACGAGATCGTCGCGTTCTCCGAGATCGAGCAGTTCATCGACACCGAGGTGAAGTTCTACTCCTCGGGCATGTTCCTGCGCCTGGCGTTCGCCGTCGCGGTCCACACCGATCCGGAGGTGTTCCTCGTCGACGAGATCCTCGCCGTCGGGGACGAGCCCTTCCAGAAGAAGTGCATCACCCGCATCAAGGAGCTCCGCGACGAGGGCCGGACCCTCGTGATCGTGAGCCACGACCTGGACATGGTCGCCAAGCTGTGCTCGCGCGCCGTCCTGCTGGAGAAGGGTCGGCTGGTGGCCGACTCGAGCGCTGACGCGGTCGTCCGGCAGATGCGCGGCGAGCCCGAACCCGCCTGA
- a CDS encoding acyltransferase family protein yields the protein MRHASAPTAERRSTAAPGHTPRLDIQGLRALAVGVVVVYHVWPGVLPGGFVGVDVFFVISGFLIIGSLARELERTGTVGLTAFYARRVRRLLPAASVVIVVTTILAFLVLPASQLRRSLGDGVAASLQVANWRFAFGPDSYAEATAGVSPFQHFWSLAIEEQFYIVVPILLLSIGFLVRRAGLRLAPTIVVVLLGLAAASLLWSVVQTANDPGVAYFSTLTRAWELVLGGVAALVLRRVTVGRLTSQVMGAVGLLLVLLTSAVLTTGMPFPGMLALLPVIGTVLMLAAGSGHEPGLVTVGLQARPLTWVGDVSYSLYLWHWPVVVVALALVGPTLGALDGPLVIAVSLVAAGLSERFVERPFRTRSVTRPARARRSQVRIVATGIAVATGVAAGAGIPLVVIDRQLASGADLQAQEYPGALVFAGATTLPMPVAPDPLVAFEDVALVNRDRCIEHDLTTPDPERPATTCRYGPAEAEREMVLVGDSHAGVLSTPLADLAGAEGFELTALVRNGCPFSYLPPSHVDGVPDQCADQNHRSSDLILAEDPDVVVLSAMTAYGYREALGWSGVTYEEMVGGYLDALTPLVEAGIEIVVVRDTPFLPFSAPDCVAQDDDPSDCTAPRSILEEQPDPLVEAATSLEGASVVDLTDHVCRESECTSVEGNVLVYRDNHLTDTYARSLRTALRPAMAWLDA from the coding sequence ATGCGGCACGCCTCCGCCCCCACGGCCGAGCGGCGCAGCACGGCCGCCCCGGGGCACACCCCCCGGCTCGACATCCAGGGCCTGCGCGCCCTCGCCGTCGGTGTCGTGGTCGTCTACCACGTCTGGCCAGGGGTGCTGCCGGGTGGCTTCGTCGGGGTCGACGTGTTCTTCGTGATCTCCGGCTTCCTGATCATCGGTTCGCTGGCGCGCGAGCTCGAGCGGACCGGAACGGTCGGCCTGACGGCGTTCTACGCCCGGCGCGTCCGTCGCCTCCTCCCGGCCGCCTCGGTCGTCATCGTGGTGACGACGATCCTCGCCTTCCTCGTGCTGCCGGCGTCGCAGCTGCGCCGGAGTCTCGGGGACGGCGTCGCGGCCTCGCTCCAGGTGGCCAACTGGAGGTTCGCCTTCGGTCCCGACTCCTACGCCGAGGCCACGGCCGGCGTCTCGCCCTTCCAGCACTTCTGGTCGCTGGCGATCGAGGAGCAGTTCTACATCGTCGTGCCGATCCTGCTGCTGTCGATCGGGTTCCTGGTCCGCCGCGCGGGGCTCCGACTCGCGCCGACGATCGTCGTCGTCCTGCTCGGGCTCGCGGCGGCCTCGCTGCTGTGGTCCGTGGTGCAGACGGCGAACGATCCCGGCGTCGCCTACTTCTCGACGCTGACCCGTGCCTGGGAGCTGGTGCTCGGCGGCGTCGCGGCACTGGTGCTGCGACGGGTGACGGTGGGGCGGCTGACGTCCCAGGTCATGGGAGCCGTCGGACTGCTCCTCGTGCTGCTGACGTCCGCCGTCCTGACGACGGGGATGCCCTTCCCCGGGATGCTGGCGCTGCTGCCGGTGATCGGGACCGTCCTCATGCTGGCGGCCGGAAGCGGGCACGAGCCCGGGCTCGTGACGGTCGGACTGCAGGCGCGCCCGTTGACGTGGGTCGGCGACGTGTCCTACAGCCTCTACCTGTGGCACTGGCCGGTGGTGGTCGTGGCTCTGGCCCTGGTGGGCCCGACGCTTGGGGCGCTCGACGGTCCGCTGGTGATCGCCGTCAGCCTCGTGGCCGCCGGACTCTCGGAGAGGTTCGTCGAGCGCCCGTTCCGCACGCGGTCGGTGACGCGCCCCGCACGGGCACGCCGCTCGCAGGTGCGCATCGTCGCCACGGGGATCGCGGTGGCGACCGGCGTCGCGGCCGGGGCGGGCATCCCCCTCGTCGTCATCGACCGTCAGCTCGCGAGCGGTGCGGATCTGCAGGCCCAGGAGTACCCGGGAGCGCTCGTGTTCGCGGGCGCGACCACGCTCCCGATGCCGGTCGCCCCCGACCCGCTCGTCGCGTTCGAGGACGTGGCGCTCGTCAACCGTGATCGCTGCATCGAGCACGACCTCACCACCCCGGACCCGGAACGACCGGCGACGACGTGCCGCTACGGCCCGGCTGAGGCCGAGCGGGAGATGGTCCTCGTGGGCGACTCGCACGCGGGCGTGCTCAGCACGCCGCTCGCCGACCTGGCCGGCGCCGAGGGCTTCGAGCTCACGGCGCTCGTGCGCAACGGCTGCCCGTTCTCCTACCTCCCGCCGAGCCACGTCGACGGCGTGCCCGACCAGTGCGCCGACCAGAACCACCGCTCGAGCGACCTGATCCTGGCGGAGGACCCCGACGTCGTCGTGCTGTCGGCGATGACGGCGTACGGCTACCGGGAGGCGTTGGGGTGGTCCGGCGTCACCTACGAGGAGATGGTGGGAGGCTACCTCGACGCCCTCACGCCCCTGGTCGAGGCCGGGATCGAGATCGTCGTGGTGCGGGACACCCCGTTCCTGCCCTTCAGCGCCCCCGACTGCGTGGCCCAGGACGACGACCCGAGCGACTGCACGGCGCCGAGGTCGATCCTCGAGGAGCAGCCGGACCCGCTCGTCGAGGCAGCGACGTCGCTGGAGGGCGCGTCCGTCGTGGACCTCACCGACCACGTGTGTCGCGAGAGCGAGTGCACGTCCGTCGAGGGCAACGTGCTCGTCTACCGTGACAACCACCTCACCGACACCTACGCCCGGAGCCTTCGGACGGCTCTCCGACCCGCCATGGCGTGGCTGGACGCATGA
- a CDS encoding transglycosylase family protein yields MKTWLRRSIATAAVALTAGTLTVGAASATTFQITPHDGTIWAVDGSAARPLSFEEWTANGRPSPSLAPVDYVGYYWSSGIWARTTWASPAPATSLISFDQWTDANRPAARHVPWVDGTYVYRWATSDQVGVVDPSGDYHWLTAAEWAAMGRPAPSVHHDQGFAKLTWSGEIARMTSLSSGRGHPIGAAAWDAENRPAPMQVTRFAGDQFYRNAGSSTIYYAGPTMNRAITLDEWHAAGSPAPQVIGTETGGVPASTWAALAQCESGGNPRIVSSNGLYHGLYQFTTSTWRSVGGSGLPSQASPEEQTERAAILQARSGWGQWPACSRKLGLR; encoded by the coding sequence ATGAAGACGTGGCTTCGACGTTCGATCGCCACCGCGGCGGTCGCCCTCACCGCCGGAACGCTCACGGTTGGCGCCGCCTCGGCGACGACCTTCCAGATCACCCCCCACGACGGCACCATCTGGGCCGTCGACGGCTCCGCGGCTCGTCCCCTCAGCTTCGAGGAGTGGACCGCCAACGGACGGCCCTCCCCCTCCCTCGCCCCGGTCGACTACGTCGGCTACTACTGGTCGTCCGGGATCTGGGCCCGCACGACGTGGGCCTCGCCCGCACCGGCGACGTCGCTGATCAGCTTCGACCAGTGGACGGACGCGAACCGCCCGGCCGCGCGCCACGTCCCGTGGGTCGACGGCACGTACGTCTACCGCTGGGCCACCTCCGACCAGGTCGGGGTCGTCGATCCGTCCGGTGACTACCACTGGCTCACCGCGGCCGAGTGGGCCGCGATGGGACGACCCGCGCCGAGCGTCCACCACGACCAGGGCTTCGCCAAGCTCACCTGGTCCGGGGAGATCGCGCGGATGACGAGCCTGTCCTCCGGCCGGGGCCACCCCATCGGAGCCGCGGCCTGGGACGCCGAGAACCGCCCTGCGCCGATGCAGGTGACCCGGTTCGCCGGCGACCAGTTCTACCGGAACGCCGGGTCGAGCACGATCTACTACGCAGGACCGACCATGAATCGGGCCATCACCCTCGACGAGTGGCACGCCGCCGGCTCACCGGCGCCGCAGGTCATCGGGACCGAGACCGGCGGCGTCCCCGCCTCGACGTGGGCGGCGCTCGCGCAGTGCGAGTCGGGGGGCAACCCCCGCATCGTCAGCTCGAACGGTCTCTACCACGGTCTGTACCAGTTCACGACGTCGACCTGGCGCTCCGTGGGCGGCAGCGGTCTTCCCTCGCAGGCCTCGCCCGAGGAGCAGACGGAGCGCGCCGCGATCCTCCAGGCCCGCTCGGGCTGGGGTCAGTGGCCCGCCTGCTCCCGCAAGCTCGGTCTCCGCTGA
- a CDS encoding NAD-dependent epimerase/dehydratase family protein has product MTVPTWVVGSGGLLGRALVAQLRRRGDLVLTSAVPWADHALARETLARDAGALLAAADGGPWRLAWCAGSGVTGTSEEHLAEEIAGLHTALEALSDGAASGTVLLASSAGGVYAGSSGPPHDERTVPVPLSAYGSNKLRAEQVLADWSVTRGGHGVVARYANLYGPGQNLRKPQGLVSHLCRGFLTATPISIYVPIDTLRDYLYIDDAASLTADLLDVEVPAGTTLTKICASGQSVTVGALIGHCTAVFRRRPRVVMGSSALTSMQAVDLRLRSVVATDLDARALTPMTAGIAATLAATRTQLFS; this is encoded by the coding sequence ATGACCGTCCCCACCTGGGTCGTGGGCAGCGGCGGGCTCCTGGGGCGCGCTCTCGTCGCCCAGCTGCGACGCCGCGGCGACCTCGTCCTCACCAGCGCCGTGCCGTGGGCCGACCACGCCCTCGCCCGTGAAACGCTCGCGCGCGACGCGGGAGCCCTGCTCGCTGCGGCCGACGGCGGACCGTGGCGCCTCGCGTGGTGCGCCGGTTCCGGCGTCACCGGCACCTCGGAGGAGCACCTCGCCGAGGAGATCGCCGGACTGCACACCGCGCTCGAGGCTCTGTCCGACGGCGCGGCCTCGGGAACGGTCCTGCTCGCCTCGTCGGCCGGCGGCGTCTACGCGGGCAGCTCCGGTCCTCCGCACGACGAGCGCACCGTGCCCGTGCCGCTGTCCGCGTACGGGAGCAACAAGCTGCGCGCGGAGCAGGTGCTGGCGGACTGGAGCGTCACGCGCGGCGGTCACGGCGTGGTGGCCCGCTACGCCAACCTCTACGGTCCGGGCCAGAACCTGCGCAAGCCGCAGGGTCTGGTCTCCCACCTCTGCCGGGGCTTCCTCACGGCCACGCCGATCTCCATCTACGTGCCGATCGACACGCTGCGCGACTACCTCTACATCGACGACGCGGCGTCCCTGACCGCCGACCTGCTCGACGTCGAGGTCCCGGCGGGCACGACGCTCACGAAGATCTGCGCCTCGGGCCAGTCCGTCACCGTCGGGGCCCTCATCGGTCACTGCACGGCCGTGTTCCGCCGCCGCCCCCGGGTCGTGATGGGGTCCTCGGCGCTGACCTCCATGCAGGCGGTGGACCTCCGGCTGCGGTCCGTCGTGGCCACCGACCTCGACGCCCGCGCGCTGACCCCCATGACGGCCGGCATCGCGGCCACACTCGCCGCCACCCGGACCCAGCTCTTCTCCTGA
- a CDS encoding glycosyltransferase, producing MKTDAAGPLTPHRISVVVPVYQGERTLPALVTELAAMTAGQLTPGGRPYRVEEVVLVHDHGPDASAAVIRELEGQHDVVRGVWLSRNYGQHPATLAGMASSGGEWIVTLDEDGQHDPADMGTMLDVALDEQASVVYGKALNPPPHGWFRNTSSKGAKWVLAKLLGSRDSQSYQSYRLLLGEIGRSAAAYVGSGVYLDIAIGWIAGNVAQAPVTLRSEGERTSGYRVRTLLSHFWRMVLSSGTKGLRLVSGLGALAAVGGVLLALYFFIARLAGHGASEPGWTSLMVVFLVGIGFTLFFLGIIAEYIGVSVNMAMGKPAYLIVSDPGNGPLSRTGRQPRA from the coding sequence GTGAAGACCGATGCGGCGGGGCCGCTGACCCCGCACCGGATCTCCGTCGTCGTGCCGGTGTACCAGGGTGAGCGCACGCTTCCCGCACTCGTCACCGAGCTCGCGGCGATGACCGCCGGACAGCTGACCCCCGGAGGACGCCCGTACCGCGTCGAGGAGGTCGTCCTGGTCCACGACCACGGGCCCGACGCCTCGGCCGCCGTCATCCGCGAGCTCGAGGGCCAGCACGACGTCGTCCGCGGCGTGTGGCTCTCGCGCAACTACGGCCAGCACCCCGCGACGCTCGCCGGGATGGCCTCGAGCGGCGGCGAGTGGATCGTCACGCTCGACGAGGACGGCCAGCACGATCCGGCCGACATGGGCACGATGCTCGACGTGGCGCTCGACGAGCAGGCGTCCGTCGTCTACGGCAAGGCGCTCAACCCGCCGCCGCACGGCTGGTTCCGCAACACCTCGTCCAAGGGCGCCAAGTGGGTGCTGGCGAAGCTCCTCGGCTCCCGCGACTCGCAGTCGTACCAGAGCTACCGGCTGCTCCTCGGCGAGATCGGCCGGTCCGCCGCCGCCTACGTCGGCTCCGGCGTGTACCTCGACATCGCCATCGGCTGGATCGCCGGCAACGTCGCCCAGGCGCCGGTCACCCTGCGCTCCGAGGGGGAGCGCACGTCGGGCTACCGGGTGCGGACGCTGCTGTCGCACTTCTGGCGGATGGTCCTCTCCTCGGGCACGAAGGGTCTGCGTCTCGTCTCCGGCCTCGGGGCGCTCGCGGCGGTCGGCGGCGTCCTGCTCGCGCTGTACTTCTTCATCGCCCGCCTCGCGGGACACGGCGCGTCCGAGCCCGGCTGGACGTCGCTGATGGTGGTCTTCCTCGTCGGGATCGGGTTCACCCTGTTCTTCCTGGGCATCATCGCCGAGTACATCGGGGTGAGCGTCAACATGGCGATGGGCAAACCCGCCTACCTCATCGTCTCCGACCCGGGGAACGGACCCCTCTCACGCACCGGACGTCAGCCGCGAGCATGA
- the rfbB gene encoding dTDP-glucose 4,6-dehydratase — MRMLVTGGAGFIGANFVHTTLEERPDVEITVLDAFTYAGNEASLTGLEPRVTVVKGDIADAELVDRLVADSDLVVHFAAESHNDNSLANPWPFVQTNVIGTYTLLEAVRRHEVRYHHISTDEVYGDLELDDPARFTENTPYNPSSPYSSTKAASDLLVRAWVRSFGVRATISNCSNNYGPYQHVEKFIPRQITNVLDGVRPKLYGQGLNVRDWIHVTDHNRAVWTIIEKGQLGETYLIGADGEVDNRTVVEMILQQLGQDADAFDLVTDRPGHDMRYAIDATRLRTELGWTPIYEDFRSGLSQTVAWYRDNEAWWRPQKQATEAKYAAAGQ; from the coding sequence GTGCGCATGCTTGTCACCGGAGGTGCCGGGTTCATCGGTGCCAACTTCGTCCACACGACGCTCGAGGAGCGCCCGGACGTCGAGATCACCGTTCTGGACGCCTTCACGTACGCGGGCAACGAGGCCTCGCTGACGGGGCTCGAGCCGCGGGTGACGGTCGTCAAGGGCGACATCGCCGACGCGGAGCTCGTCGACCGACTCGTCGCTGACTCGGACCTCGTCGTCCACTTCGCCGCCGAGTCCCACAACGACAACTCGCTGGCCAACCCGTGGCCCTTCGTCCAGACCAACGTGATCGGCACCTACACGCTGCTCGAGGCGGTGCGCCGCCACGAGGTGCGCTACCACCACATCTCCACGGACGAGGTCTACGGCGACCTCGAGCTCGACGACCCGGCCCGCTTCACGGAGAACACGCCGTACAACCCGTCGAGCCCGTACTCCTCGACGAAGGCCGCCAGCGACCTGCTGGTCCGCGCCTGGGTCCGCTCGTTCGGCGTCCGGGCCACGATCTCCAACTGCTCGAACAACTACGGGCCCTACCAGCACGTGGAGAAGTTCATCCCGCGCCAGATCACCAACGTGCTCGACGGCGTCCGCCCCAAGCTCTACGGCCAGGGGCTCAACGTCCGCGACTGGATCCACGTGACGGATCACAACCGCGCGGTCTGGACGATCATCGAGAAGGGTCAGCTCGGCGAGACCTACCTCATCGGGGCCGACGGCGAGGTGGACAACCGCACCGTCGTCGAGATGATCCTCCAGCAGCTCGGCCAGGACGCCGACGCGTTCGACCTGGTGACCGACCGTCCCGGCCACGACATGCGCTACGCGATCGACGCCACCCGTCTGCGGACGGAGCTCGGCTGGACCCCGATCTACGAGGACTTCCGCTCGGGCCTCTCGCAGACGGTGGCCTGGTACCGCGACAACGAGGCCTGGTGGCGCCCGCAGAAGCAGGCCACCGAGGCGAAGTACGCCGCCGCCGGGCAGTAG
- a CDS encoding glycosyltransferase family 2 protein: MPELVSVVVPAYKNADYLGATITSILAQTDPDFELIIADHSSPDGTRQVAESFDDPRITVVDTPAGGGAPRNWNRVSELATGAYVKLVCGDDLIHPEAIAEQRAALDAHPGAVMAACKRDLVDARGKTFVKARGLDGLSGLVRGAEAVRATVRAGTNIFGEPACAMIRRSALEETGWWDGTKAYYIDAGTYARVLTQGDLVAVPRSLAAFRVSASQWSVRLMKEQQQQAAEFHAEARTLFPDTITEGDVRRGDLLAHVVAWQRRAAYLVLGKRMRPEA; the protein is encoded by the coding sequence ATGCCCGAGCTCGTCTCAGTCGTCGTCCCCGCCTACAAGAACGCCGACTACCTCGGCGCCACGATCACCTCGATCCTCGCCCAGACGGATCCCGACTTCGAGCTGATCATCGCCGACCACTCCTCCCCCGACGGCACCCGTCAGGTCGCCGAGAGCTTCGACGACCCCCGCATCACCGTGGTCGACACCCCCGCCGGCGGCGGAGCCCCGCGCAACTGGAACCGGGTGAGCGAGCTCGCGACGGGCGCCTACGTCAAGCTCGTCTGCGGCGACGACCTCATCCACCCCGAGGCCATCGCCGAGCAGCGTGCCGCCCTGGACGCCCACCCGGGCGCCGTGATGGCGGCCTGCAAGCGCGATCTCGTGGACGCCCGCGGGAAGACCTTCGTCAAGGCCCGCGGCCTCGACGGCCTGTCCGGACTCGTCAGGGGCGCCGAGGCGGTCCGCGCGACGGTCCGCGCCGGGACCAACATCTTCGGCGAGCCGGCCTGCGCGATGATCCGTCGTTCCGCGCTGGAGGAGACCGGGTGGTGGGACGGGACCAAGGCGTACTACATCGACGCCGGCACGTACGCCCGGGTCCTGACCCAGGGCGATCTGGTCGCCGTCCCGAGGTCGCTGGCCGCCTTCCGGGTGAGCGCGTCCCAGTGGAGCGTCCGCCTCATGAAGGAGCAGCAGCAGCAGGCCGCGGAGTTCCACGCCGAGGCCCGGACCCTGTTCCCCGACACGATCACCGAGGGGGACGTGCGTCGGGGCGACCTGCTCGCGCACGTCGTCGCGTGGCAGCGTCGCGCCGCCTACCTCGTGCTGGGGAAGCGGATGCGCCCGGAGGCCTGA